From Brassica oleracea var. oleracea cultivar TO1000 chromosome C3, BOL, whole genome shotgun sequence, a single genomic window includes:
- the LOC106330645 gene encoding uncharacterized protein LOC106330645: MRSRGRRVFGAVYNAIENASRPDESMGRDVMLWRHDEGTFKDHFSAARIWDQIRVKGHEVSWQRLVWFAQGVPRHAFIVWLAFKDRLSTGVLMWQWGIPQGCMFCGEREESRDHLVFPCPITFTIWTTLTVKLLGTSASSDWRTTITSLLRRNRHKLDAILLATDLPHNYLSCLEGTKLASTPRSMAYYRHAHQTD; this comes from the coding sequence ATGAGAAGTCGAGGGAGAAGAGTGTTTGGTGCTGTCTATAATGCAATTGAGAATGCTTCGCGGCCGGATGAGTCTATGGGAAGAGATGTAATGTTATGGAGACATGACGAGGGGACTTTTAAGGATCACTTTTCTGCAGCACGTATATGGGATCAGATTAGAGTTAAAGGTCATGAGGTCTCTTGGCAACGACTCGTCTGGTTCGCACAAGGCGTACCACGTCATGCTTTCATCGTCTGGCTGGCTTTCAAGGATAGGCTCTCCACAGGTGTTCTTATGTGGCAGTGGGGGATCCCACAAGGTTGTATGTTCTGTGGAGAGAGGGAAGAAAGTAGAGACCATTTGGTCTTTCCTTGTCCTATCACATTCACCATATGGACTACACTAACAGTAAAGCTTCTTGGCACTTCGGCCTCTTCGGACTGGCGTACTACTATCACCTCATTACTAAGACGTAATCGACACAAACTGGATGCCATCCTTCTTGCGACTGATCTTCCACACAACTATCTATCATGTCTGGAGGGAACGAAACTCGCGTCGACACCAAGGTCTATGGCTTACTACAGACACGCTCACCAGACAGATTAA